A genome region from Methanobacterium aggregans includes the following:
- a CDS encoding pyridoxamine 5'-phosphate oxidase family protein, whose amino-acid sequence MSMTNEMMEAVEKDLVFVATANTEGIPNVVPIGFARPLDENTILIADNYMKKTRENLEGNPKISIVTKDSTKCPYQFKGSVEIFTDGKYFETVTEWGQNAMTKLSPKAAILMKVEEVYSIQPGPDAGKKID is encoded by the coding sequence ATGTCAATGACGAATGAAATGATGGAAGCTGTAGAAAAGGATCTTGTATTTGTTGCAACTGCAAACACAGAGGGAATACCAAATGTTGTTCCAATAGGATTTGCAAGGCCATTGGATGAGAACACCATACTCATAGCAGATAACTACATGAAAAAAACCCGTGAAAACCTTGAAGGAAACCCAAAAATTTCAATTGTCACAAAAGACTCAACAAAATGTCCATACCAGTTTAAGGGCAGTGTTGAGATATTCACAGATGGAAAATACTTCGAAACTGTAACTGAGTGGGGCCAAAACGCCATGACAAAACTCAGCCCAAAAGCTGCAATTCTCATGAAGGTTGAAGAGGTGTACTCAATTCAGCCGGGTCCAGATGCAGGTAAAAAAATTGACTGA
- the cysS gene encoding cysteine--tRNA ligase: MIKIYNTMTRKKEIFEPRNENRVKLFVCGPTVYDNSHIGHARTYISFDVIARYLKYRGFSVFYMQNITDVDDKILKRAEEVGSDPLELAREFEEKYLEDMKTLGVENVNLYARATEHIHEIIAQIKTLLEKGFAYETHKGVYFDESMFPDFGKLSNRQLEDLTVHRIGPDTEKRNPGDFALWKKRDDKEGLSWNSPWGRGRPGWHIEDTAITETYFGPQYDIHGGGLDLIFPHHEAEIAQMEAASGQKPMVRYWMHTGFLNVKGEKMSKSLGNFITIKELLEQYDPEVFRFFVMSTHYRSPIDFSAEILEQSKNGLGRIYKVFETLNEVEDEVPDTNGADGKNLQKLDEFKSEFLDAMDNDFNTPLALSTLFEFIRNVNREINSKTLSKKSVTRIKDVIIEFGKLLGFNFSNTKTGANDVQDSLIDILKDTREKLRQKKQWDLADDIRSQLGDLSINLEDK; encoded by the coding sequence ATGATAAAGATCTACAACACCATGACTCGTAAAAAGGAAATATTCGAACCTCGAAACGAAAACAGGGTAAAACTATTTGTCTGCGGGCCAACTGTTTATGATAACTCACACATAGGTCATGCAAGAACCTATATCTCCTTCGATGTGATTGCACGCTACCTGAAGTACAGGGGCTTCAGTGTTTTTTACATGCAGAACATCACAGATGTGGATGATAAAATTCTTAAAAGGGCAGAAGAAGTTGGGTCAGATCCACTGGAACTTGCAAGGGAGTTTGAAGAGAAATATCTTGAAGATATGAAGACCCTTGGAGTGGAAAACGTCAACCTCTACGCCAGGGCAACAGAACACATTCATGAAATCATAGCTCAAATAAAAACCCTCCTTGAAAAGGGATTTGCCTATGAAACCCACAAAGGTGTTTACTTCGATGAATCCATGTTTCCAGACTTTGGAAAACTTTCAAACCGCCAACTGGAAGATCTAACAGTTCACAGGATAGGTCCCGACACCGAGAAAAGAAACCCGGGTGACTTCGCACTCTGGAAAAAACGGGATGATAAAGAAGGGTTAAGCTGGAACTCACCATGGGGCCGTGGAAGGCCAGGCTGGCATATTGAAGACACTGCCATCACAGAAACCTACTTCGGACCCCAGTACGATATCCATGGTGGGGGTCTGGACCTTATATTCCCCCATCATGAAGCAGAAATTGCCCAGATGGAAGCAGCCTCTGGCCAAAAGCCAATGGTACGCTACTGGATGCACACAGGATTCCTGAATGTTAAGGGCGAAAAAATGTCCAAATCCCTTGGAAACTTCATAACTATCAAGGAACTCCTTGAACAATATGATCCCGAGGTTTTCAGGTTCTTTGTCATGTCAACCCACTACCGCAGTCCAATAGACTTCAGTGCAGAGATACTGGAACAGTCAAAGAATGGACTTGGGAGAATTTACAAGGTATTTGAAACCTTAAATGAAGTTGAAGACGAAGTTCCAGATACAAATGGTGCCGATGGAAAAAATCTTCAGAAACTTGATGAATTCAAATCTGAATTTCTGGATGCAATGGACAACGACTTCAACACACCACTGGCATTATCAACTCTATTTGAATTTATAAGGAATGTTAACAGGGAAATAAACAGTAAAACCCTCTCAAAAAAGTCCGTCACACGAATAAAAGATGTAATAATTGAATTTGGAAAGTTACTTGGGTTTAATTTCTCCAATACAAAAACAGGTGCTAATGATGTTCAAGATAGTCTCATTGATATCCTGAAGGATACAAGGGAAAAACTACGTCAAAAGAAGCAATGGGACCTTGCAGATGATATAAGGAGCCAGTTAGGAGATCTTAGCATAAACCTTGAGGATAAATGA
- the hdrB gene encoding ferredoxin:CoB-CoM heterodisulfide reductase subunit HdrB → MKKIPDKEILLFRTCLVNVEYPGVESSTKYLFDRIGVEYHVDERQSCCTGLGHYYDLFDQLSTTALAARNFHIAADSGHHNIATMCSTCYAILKKSAKLLNENDEVREKINGIFHDAGLQKMEYERGTVDPRNSIFHVAEILFNKREDIAPLVKVDFSDLKIASHHACHYCKVHYKDTIGGVADPNLLDELLKACGVETIGWYDHKRVTCGAGFRQRFTNNETSLEVTGDKLQALQDKDVDVLIHMCPNCHMQFDRYQPKIEEKLDTKFNIFHLNIAQFLALAMGADPYKVLGIQTHTVRVEPLLDKLGIEYGPQ, encoded by the coding sequence ATGAAGAAGATACCCGATAAAGAAATCCTACTCTTCAGAACCTGCCTTGTGAATGTGGAATATCCTGGTGTTGAATCCTCAACCAAGTACTTATTTGATAGAATTGGTGTGGAGTACCATGTGGATGAAAGGCAGTCATGCTGCACAGGACTTGGCCATTACTACGATCTGTTTGACCAGCTTTCAACAACAGCCCTCGCAGCTCGAAACTTTCACATAGCAGCTGATTCAGGCCATCACAACATAGCAACCATGTGTTCAACATGCTATGCAATACTCAAAAAATCAGCTAAACTCCTCAATGAAAACGATGAGGTCCGAGAAAAGATAAACGGCATCTTCCATGACGCAGGACTCCAGAAAATGGAGTATGAGAGGGGAACCGTTGATCCAAGAAACAGCATATTCCATGTTGCAGAGATCCTCTTCAACAAGAGGGAGGATATTGCACCACTTGTTAAGGTTGATTTCTCAGATCTCAAGATTGCATCCCACCATGCCTGCCACTACTGCAAGGTTCATTACAAAGACACAATTGGAGGAGTGGCGGATCCAAACCTTCTCGATGAACTTTTAAAGGCATGTGGGGTGGAAACAATTGGATGGTACGATCACAAGAGGGTTACCTGTGGTGCAGGTTTCAGGCAGAGGTTCACAAACAACGAAACATCCCTTGAAGTAACAGGAGACAAACTTCAGGCGTTACAGGACAAAGATGTTGATGTTCTCATTCACATGTGTCCCAACTGCCATATGCAGTTCGACAGGTACCAGCCAAAAATAGAGGAGAAACTAGACACGAAATTCAACATATTCCACTTGAACATAGCCCAGTTTTTAGCCCTTGCAATGGGTGCAGACCCCTACAAGGTTTTAGGTATCCAGACCCACACAGTACGAGTTGAGCCACTTCTTGATAAACTGGGAATAGAATATGGACCTCAATAA
- a CDS encoding ThiF family adenylyltransferase gives MQSRYSRQIILQNIKEEGQEKLLKSSVVIVGCGALGTVAANNLARAGVGKIFIIDRDFVELNNLQRQMLFDEKDVGEPKAVAAAKKASAINSEIEIIPVIKDLNHTNVEELLSGADIVLDGTDNIQTRMLVNDVCVKNGVPWVYTGAIGTSGMMMKILPGKACLRCLYPGIPKPGSLPTCDTMGVLNTITVIMGSMESTEAIKILLGKYNEVEDTKSELIVYDGWNNSYDSITVKKNDSCGCCVDESFEYLESEEREIITSLCGRNAIQITPADPKEILLRELASKLEKLGKVKCADFIMIFKTGEFEISVFKDGRAIVKGTNDEKVARSIYARYIGT, from the coding sequence ATGCAGAGCAGATACTCGCGACAGATAATATTACAGAATATTAAAGAAGAAGGTCAAGAAAAGCTTTTAAAGAGCAGTGTGGTTATTGTGGGGTGTGGTGCCCTTGGAACAGTTGCTGCAAACAACCTTGCACGTGCCGGAGTTGGAAAAATATTCATAATTGACAGGGATTTTGTGGAGCTCAACAACCTCCAGAGGCAGATGCTCTTTGATGAGAAGGATGTTGGAGAACCTAAAGCCGTGGCTGCCGCCAAAAAGGCCAGTGCAATAAACTCAGAAATAGAGATAATCCCAGTTATAAAGGATCTGAACCACACCAATGTTGAAGAACTTTTAAGTGGTGCGGACATTGTACTGGACGGTACAGACAATATACAGACTAGAATGCTTGTAAATGATGTTTGTGTTAAAAATGGTGTTCCATGGGTGTACACAGGTGCCATAGGAACCTCTGGAATGATGATGAAAATACTTCCAGGAAAAGCATGTCTGCGATGTCTCTACCCTGGTATTCCAAAGCCTGGATCCCTCCCAACCTGTGACACCATGGGTGTACTGAACACCATAACTGTGATCATGGGGTCAATGGAGAGCACAGAGGCTATAAAAATACTTCTGGGCAAATACAATGAAGTTGAAGATACAAAAAGTGAACTAATAGTCTACGATGGTTGGAACAACTCCTACGACAGTATAACCGTGAAGAAAAATGATAGTTGTGGCTGCTGTGTTGATGAAAGCTTTGAATATCTGGAATCTGAAGAGAGGGAAATTATAACATCACTTTGTGGAAGAAACGCCATACAGATAACTCCTGCAGATCCAAAGGAGATATTGCTTCGGGAACTAGCTTCAAAACTCGAGAAACTGGGGAAAGTTAAATGTGCAGATTTCATCATGATCTTCAAAACAGGTGAATTTGAAATATCAGTATTTAAGGATGGAAGGGCAATAGTAAAGGGTACGAATGATGAAAAAGTTGCAAGATCCATCTACGCGAGGTATATCGGTACATGA
- a CDS encoding GMC family oxidoreductase N-terminal domain-containing protein, producing MIYDVIVVGTGAGGATAARELTNKGLNILILEKGSQYPRGTAVKHILNSKLSLKVDDELKVYEEDEHYNFMHQPAELMHIEALGGTTPVALANACYACTSCYANSVTAQFKLHDLDLFEELIEASKDLKVGALPADMMGPSTRKIVEVGEKLGHFMEPMPKFLDFEKCNKCGECINGCKRGAKWDSTDFIQDLIEKSDDSSKNGETRLITDFKVTRVLHKGQEVEGVEGFDDAGNKKEFKARRVVLAAGALNTPVILKNSGITEGVGEGLFTDMFITVGGFLKDAKLNKEIPMGVKSEFGPYFISPHFSTQILPSIKGKGFDASYDDIIGFMVKIADEANGRVHDDGSAEKTLTARDLNLLREGYHKAVEILLELGVALESISSTAIRGAHPGGTAAIGVVVDSNLETRITGLYVSDASVIPQAPGRPPILTITAIAKKLSKNLLKDME from the coding sequence ATGATCTACGATGTAATAGTGGTTGGAACAGGTGCAGGCGGAGCAACTGCTGCACGAGAACTTACAAACAAAGGCTTAAATATTTTAATCCTAGAAAAAGGTTCCCAATACCCTAGGGGAACTGCAGTTAAGCATATTTTAAATTCAAAGTTATCCCTGAAAGTAGATGATGAATTAAAGGTATATGAAGAAGATGAACACTACAATTTCATGCATCAACCTGCAGAACTCATGCACATAGAAGCACTTGGGGGCACAACCCCAGTGGCCCTTGCAAATGCATGTTATGCCTGTACAAGTTGTTATGCAAATTCTGTGACAGCCCAGTTCAAGCTACACGACCTGGACCTTTTTGAGGAACTTATCGAAGCCAGTAAGGACCTCAAGGTGGGTGCACTTCCAGCTGATATGATGGGACCCTCAACCCGTAAAATCGTTGAAGTAGGTGAAAAGCTCGGACACTTCATGGAACCCATGCCCAAGTTCCTTGACTTTGAAAAATGCAACAAATGTGGAGAATGTATAAATGGGTGTAAAAGGGGCGCTAAATGGGATTCAACAGATTTTATACAAGATTTAATTGAAAAATCGGATGATTCATCAAAGAATGGTGAAACAAGATTAATAACTGATTTTAAAGTTACAAGGGTGCTTCACAAGGGCCAGGAAGTTGAAGGTGTTGAGGGATTTGATGATGCTGGAAATAAAAAAGAATTCAAAGCCAGAAGAGTTGTGCTTGCAGCAGGGGCATTAAACACACCAGTTATACTTAAGAATTCTGGTATAACAGAGGGAGTAGGTGAAGGACTTTTCACAGATATGTTCATAACTGTTGGAGGTTTCCTGAAGGATGCAAAGTTAAATAAAGAAATTCCAATGGGAGTTAAATCAGAATTCGGTCCCTACTTTATTTCTCCCCACTTTTCAACCCAGATATTACCTTCAATTAAAGGAAAAGGTTTTGATGCAAGTTACGATGATATCATTGGATTCATGGTTAAGATAGCTGATGAAGCCAATGGACGAGTGCACGATGATGGAAGTGCTGAGAAAACCCTTACAGCAAGGGATCTGAACCTCCTCAGGGAGGGATATCATAAGGCTGTTGAAATACTTCTGGAACTCGGTGTTGCCCTGGAATCAATCAGCTCAACAGCTATAAGAGGTGCACATCCTGGAGGAACAGCTGCAATAGGGGTTGTTGTTGATTCCAACCTTGAAACACGTATCACTGGATTGTACGTATCAGATGCAAGTGTAATACCTCAGGCACCTGGAAGACCACCAATACTCACAATAACGGCCATTGCAAAGAAGCTTTCAAAGAACCTATTGAAAGATATGGAATAG
- a CDS encoding O-acetylhomoserine aminocarboxypropyltransferase/cysteine synthase family protein — protein MTEEKKREFGLSTIGLHVGQEEPDPTTGSRAVPIYQTSSYVFKDTAEAANRFGLKEFGNIYTRIMNPTNDVFEKRIAAVEGGHTALSVSSGMSAIFLATLNVTELGDNIVSGDNLYGGTYELFNYTLPRLGRTVKFVDSRKPEEFKKAIDEKTRAIYVESIGNPKIDVPDFEKLAEIAHEAGIPLIVDNTSAVGLARPIKYGADVVVLSATKYVGGHGTSIGGVIVDSGNFDWGNGKFPQFTEPDPSYAGLKYWETFGDFPELGNIAFTIRARVLLLRDLGPALSPFHAFLFLQGLETLEIRMEKHSKNALEVANYLKNHEKVEWVYYPGLEDDPSHELANKYLKGGYGGLVSFGIKGGLEAGKKFIESVELLSHLANIGDSKSLVIHPASTTHLQLTPEEQAATGVTPDLVRLSIGIEDIEDIIADIEQALSKV, from the coding sequence GTGACAGAAGAAAAGAAGAGAGAATTTGGATTAAGTACAATAGGATTGCACGTAGGACAGGAAGAACCTGATCCAACAACAGGTTCCAGGGCTGTGCCCATTTACCAGACATCATCATACGTTTTTAAAGACACTGCTGAGGCAGCAAATCGTTTCGGACTTAAGGAGTTTGGAAACATATACACCAGGATCATGAACCCAACCAACGATGTCTTCGAGAAAAGGATAGCTGCTGTAGAGGGAGGCCACACAGCACTTTCAGTATCCTCAGGAATGAGTGCAATATTCCTTGCAACATTGAACGTGACGGAACTTGGAGACAACATAGTATCTGGTGATAACCTCTATGGAGGAACCTACGAGTTATTCAACTACACACTCCCACGTCTCGGACGTACAGTAAAATTTGTGGACTCAAGAAAACCTGAAGAATTCAAAAAAGCCATTGATGAAAAAACCAGAGCAATATATGTGGAATCCATTGGAAACCCTAAAATAGATGTTCCTGACTTTGAAAAACTGGCAGAAATTGCCCATGAAGCAGGAATACCATTAATAGTTGATAATACCTCTGCTGTAGGGCTTGCAAGACCTATAAAATACGGAGCAGATGTTGTGGTGCTTTCTGCAACCAAGTACGTTGGAGGACACGGAACATCCATTGGTGGAGTTATAGTGGATTCTGGTAACTTTGACTGGGGTAACGGTAAATTCCCACAGTTCACAGAACCAGATCCAAGTTACGCTGGCTTGAAATATTGGGAAACATTTGGAGACTTTCCTGAACTCGGCAACATTGCATTCACAATCAGAGCAAGGGTTTTACTCTTAAGGGATTTAGGACCAGCACTCAGCCCATTCCATGCATTCCTGTTCCTTCAGGGACTTGAAACCCTTGAGATAAGAATGGAAAAACACTCAAAAAATGCACTTGAAGTTGCAAACTACCTTAAAAACCATGAAAAAGTTGAATGGGTTTACTACCCCGGACTTGAAGATGACCCCAGCCATGAACTTGCAAACAAATACCTCAAAGGAGGCTACGGTGGACTGGTAAGTTTCGGTATCAAGGGAGGACTTGAAGCAGGCAAAAAATTCATAGAAAGCGTTGAACTCTTGTCTCACCTTGCAAACATCGGAGATTCCAAAAGCCTTGTTATACACCCAGCATCAACAACCCATCTGCAGCTCACCCCTGAAGAACAGGCAGCAACAGGAGTTACACCAGACCTCGTAAGGTTATCCATTGGAATAGAAGATATTGAGGACATCATAGCAGATATAGAACAGGCATTATCCAAAGTATGA
- the metX gene encoding homoserine O-acetyltransferase MetX codes for MKSESIGDVKTEEYSLSDDLILESGEKLKTPTIAYETYGRLNKEKSNAILICHALTGDAHVAGWHEEDSKPGWWDIIIGPGKCLDTQKYFIICSNVIGGCKGSTGPSSINPETKKPYGLDFPIITLKDMINAQKKLVDHLEIKQLFAVIGGSMGGMQVLQWCVSHPEMVRSAIPIATTAYSSPQQIAFNEVGRRAIISDPNWNHGNYYGKKLPDDGLALARMIAHITYLSNESMYQKFGRRLQDKEEYSFDFETDFQVESYLHHQGNSFTKRFDSNSYLYITKAVDYFDLSGGGSLQEAFKDVKAKFMVISVDSDWLYPPSQSKDIVMALSANDVDVQYCEIKSSYGHDAFLLEAGQLNYLITGFLTDTTVEDVMTSEAAVISEKSSIVEAAEMMLKEKVTHLPVIATNGQLRGIVTAWDISRSVALKYDKLDDIMVKEVVVARPEDSIENAARKMKEYNISSLPVVDDNEMVIGIVTSDHMSTLIAKD; via the coding sequence ATGAAAAGCGAATCAATCGGAGATGTTAAAACAGAAGAATACAGTTTATCCGATGATTTGATCCTTGAAAGTGGAGAAAAGCTTAAAACTCCCACCATTGCCTATGAAACCTACGGCAGGCTTAACAAAGAAAAAAGTAATGCAATCTTAATCTGCCATGCACTCACAGGAGATGCACATGTTGCAGGATGGCACGAAGAAGATAGTAAGCCAGGATGGTGGGATATAATAATAGGCCCAGGTAAGTGCCTTGACACCCAGAAGTACTTCATAATTTGCTCAAACGTCATAGGTGGCTGTAAAGGGTCAACAGGCCCTTCTTCAATAAATCCTGAAACTAAAAAACCGTATGGATTGGATTTTCCAATAATCACCCTGAAGGACATGATCAATGCCCAGAAAAAACTTGTGGATCACCTTGAAATTAAACAGCTATTTGCAGTTATAGGAGGTTCCATGGGAGGAATGCAGGTGCTTCAATGGTGCGTGTCCCATCCTGAGATGGTTAGATCTGCAATTCCCATTGCAACAACTGCTTATTCTTCTCCACAGCAGATAGCCTTTAATGAGGTTGGTAGAAGGGCCATAATATCAGATCCCAACTGGAACCATGGTAACTACTATGGAAAAAAACTTCCAGACGACGGCCTTGCCCTTGCAAGGATGATAGCCCATATAACTTACCTCAGTAATGAATCCATGTACCAGAAGTTTGGTAGAAGACTGCAGGACAAAGAAGAGTACAGCTTCGACTTTGAAACAGACTTCCAGGTTGAAAGCTACCTCCACCATCAAGGAAACTCCTTCACAAAACGATTCGATTCAAATTCCTATTTATACATCACCAAGGCAGTGGACTACTTCGATCTTTCAGGGGGAGGATCCCTTCAAGAGGCCTTTAAAGATGTGAAAGCCAAATTCATGGTCATATCCGTGGATTCAGATTGGCTCTACCCACCATCACAGTCAAAGGACATAGTAATGGCTTTAAGTGCAAATGATGTGGATGTGCAGTACTGTGAAATAAAATCAAGCTACGGACACGATGCATTTCTACTTGAAGCAGGACAGCTCAATTACCTCATTACAGGATTCCTCACAGACACAACAGTAGAAGACGTTATGACAAGTGAAGCTGCAGTTATAAGTGAAAAATCAAGTATAGTGGAAGCTGCAGAGATGATGCTCAAAGAAAAGGTAACACACCTACCTGTTATAGCCACAAATGGTCAGTTGAGAGGTATTGTAACAGCATGGGACATTTCCAGATCTGTGGCCTTAAAATATGATAAACTGGACGATATAATGGTTAAAGAAGTTGTTGTGGCAAGACCTGAAGACTCCATTGAAAATGCGGCCCGTAAAATGAAGGAATATAATATTTCATCCCTTCCAGTTGTGGATGACAACGAAATGGTTATAGGAATTGTGACAAGCGACCACATGAGCACTTTAATTGCCAAAGACTGA
- the nifS gene encoding cysteine desulfurase NifS, giving the protein MYMDHSATSPVDPEVFEAMKPYFQEEFGNASTLYKLGRDSKRAMEDARAQVASIIGAEPKDVIFTSGGTESDNIAIKGTAYKLKNKGKHIITSNIEHPAVHETCKYLEKKGFEVTYIPVGTDGIVKVSDVETAIRDDTILITIMHANNEIGTIQPIAEIGKIAHEKGILFHTDAVQSVGKIPVDVNDLNVDMLSISSHKLYGPKGIGALYIKKGVRLEPIIHGGGHERGLRPGTENVPGIVGFGKACQLSEENLEEESARLTRLRNKLVDAVLKENEKAYLNGDREKRLPGNANFRFTGIEGESLILHLDSKGIAASTGSACSSTKLEPSQVLMAIGLEEVEAHGSLRISMGRENTEEDVEHAIVAIKEVVSTLRNMSPLWCSKEE; this is encoded by the coding sequence ATTTACATGGATCATTCAGCAACATCCCCAGTGGATCCAGAGGTTTTTGAGGCAATGAAACCCTACTTCCAGGAGGAATTTGGAAATGCCTCAACATTGTACAAACTTGGAAGAGACAGTAAAAGGGCAATGGAAGATGCAAGGGCACAGGTAGCATCAATAATTGGTGCAGAACCTAAAGATGTTATCTTCACAAGCGGTGGAACAGAATCTGATAACATTGCAATTAAGGGTACAGCTTACAAACTCAAAAACAAGGGTAAACACATAATCACTTCAAACATAGAACACCCAGCAGTGCATGAAACATGTAAATACCTTGAAAAGAAGGGATTTGAAGTTACATACATTCCTGTAGGTACAGATGGAATTGTAAAAGTTTCAGATGTTGAAACTGCAATCAGGGACGACACAATACTCATAACCATAATGCATGCAAACAACGAAATTGGAACAATACAGCCAATCGCTGAGATAGGAAAAATAGCCCATGAAAAGGGAATATTGTTCCACACAGATGCAGTTCAGTCCGTTGGAAAGATTCCAGTTGATGTGAATGATTTAAATGTTGACATGTTATCAATATCCTCCCACAAACTCTACGGACCCAAGGGTATTGGAGCCCTTTACATAAAAAAAGGTGTTCGCCTTGAACCTATAATTCACGGTGGAGGTCATGAAAGGGGATTAAGACCAGGTACAGAGAATGTTCCAGGAATCGTTGGCTTTGGAAAAGCCTGCCAGCTTTCAGAGGAAAATCTTGAGGAGGAATCTGCAAGACTCACAAGACTCCGTAACAAACTCGTGGATGCAGTTCTTAAAGAGAATGAAAAAGCCTACCTGAACGGTGACAGGGAAAAACGTCTACCTGGAAATGCAAACTTCCGTTTCACAGGTATAGAGGGAGAATCTTTGATACTTCACCTTGATTCCAAGGGAATTGCAGCATCAACAGGTTCAGCATGCTCATCAACCAAACTCGAGCCATCACAGGTTCTCATGGCAATAGGACTTGAAGAGGTGGAGGCCCATGGATCCCTGCGTATCAGTATGGGAAGGGAAAACACAGAAGAAGATGTTGAACATGCAATTGTGGCCATTAAAGAGGTTGTTAGTACTTTGAGGAATATGTCACCATTATGGTGTAGTAAGGAGGAATAA
- the nifU gene encoding Fe-S cluster assembly scaffold protein NifU, with amino-acid sequence MYSEKVMDHFQNPRNVGEIEDADGVGTEGNPTCGDLMTIYIKVEDNVITDVKFKTFGCGAAIATSSMITEMAVGKTIEEALKITRNDVAEELEGLPPVKMHCSNLAADALRAAIADYKMKQAEEEQAES; translated from the coding sequence ATGTACAGCGAAAAGGTTATGGACCATTTCCAGAATCCTAGAAATGTTGGGGAAATAGAGGATGCCGATGGTGTGGGAACCGAGGGAAACCCCACCTGCGGAGACCTTATGACCATATACATAAAGGTTGAAGATAATGTTATCACGGATGTGAAGTTCAAAACCTTCGGCTGCGGTGCTGCAATAGCCACAAGCAGTATGATAACAGAGATGGCAGTTGGAAAAACCATAGAAGAAGCCCTGAAGATAACACGTAACGATGTGGCTGAAGAACTTGAGGGACTGCCACCAGTTAAAATGCACTGCTCAAACCTGGCTGCAGATGCCCTTCGTGCTGCAATTGCAGACTACAAAATGAAACAGGCTGAGGAAGAACAGGCAGAAAGCTGA
- the hdrC gene encoding ferredoxin:CoB-CoM heterodisulfide reductase subunit HdrC, whose product MKKIQLESKSERKGSEGHKSLPEEVLNNIKASPDLGLFKCVQCGMCTSTCPGARHTDYDPREMVKRVLENDRDVIFDDKIWNCFYCYTCQSICPSGNSACEVNQILRQMAIKEGSGVKKIDSFTTYGDSFFEFGMGSIPSAFFDDMVRDVGTGYLDLKINLDDIRSDLGLGSYIMKGESLKEVGDILDGTLFKDRLEEIKKHKKQNK is encoded by the coding sequence ATGAAAAAAATTCAACTTGAAAGTAAATCCGAGAGAAAAGGATCTGAAGGGCATAAAAGCCTTCCAGAAGAAGTTTTAAACAATATAAAAGCATCTCCAGACTTAGGGCTCTTTAAATGTGTTCAATGTGGAATGTGCACATCTACATGTCCTGGAGCAAGGCACACAGACTACGACCCCCGGGAAATGGTCAAAAGAGTCCTTGAAAATGATAGAGATGTTATATTTGATGATAAAATATGGAACTGCTTCTACTGTTACACCTGTCAGAGTATCTGCCCCTCTGGAAACAGTGCCTGTGAGGTGAACCAGATCCTGAGGCAGATGGCAATTAAGGAGGGATCCGGTGTTAAAAAAATAGATTCCTTTACAACCTACGGTGACAGTTTCTTTGAATTTGGAATGGGATCCATACCCAGCGCATTCTTTGACGACATGGTAAGGGATGTTGGAACTGGGTACCTTGATCTGAAGATAAACCTTGATGACATACGTTCAGATCTGGGACTTGGAAGCTACATAATGAAGGGAGAGTCCCTGAAAGAGGTTGGAGACATACTTGATGGAACACTCTTTAAGGACAGGCTTGAGGAAATAAAGAAGCATAAAAAGCAGAATAAATGA